In Liquorilactobacillus hordei DSM 19519, the following proteins share a genomic window:
- a CDS encoding DUF1700 domain-containing protein translates to MDSQGYLDELRGLLRGLSKTEIEEAVSFYSEFISDAGITTRKEIETRLGTPKQLARKIMADHSVKMDDESEEKIRPAHKSSKMIWLITLVILSSPVTLGIGGGLLIALVAVILSMVILVVVLFAGLIVGMVGALYAGILLLFQSLNTGLFYMGIFLTTLGLLLILLPIIYWICRVVLQCTANFARYLYKKFGNRQESGERK, encoded by the coding sequence ATGGATAGTCAAGGGTATTTAGATGAATTAAGAGGGTTATTAAGGGGATTATCAAAAACTGAAATTGAAGAAGCAGTAAGTTTTTATTCTGAATTTATTTCTGATGCAGGGATTACAACAAGAAAGGAAATTGAAACACGGTTAGGTACTCCGAAACAATTGGCACGAAAAATAATGGCAGATCACTCAGTCAAAATGGACGATGAAAGTGAAGAAAAAATTAGACCAGCACATAAAAGTTCAAAAATGATTTGGCTGATAACTTTAGTGATTTTATCATCACCAGTGACACTTGGAATTGGTGGGGGATTACTGATTGCCTTAGTAGCAGTTATTCTCTCAATGGTAATTCTGGTTGTTGTTTTATTTGCTGGTCTGATTGTTGGAATGGTGGGTGCATTGTATGCAGGTATTTTATTATTGTTTCAGAGTTTAAATACTGGCCTTTTTTATATGGGGATATTCCTGACAACTTTAGGACTTTTACTGATATTATTGCCAATTATTTATTGGATTTGTCGTGTTGTACTGCAATGTACTGCCAATTTTGCAAGATATTTGTATAAGAAGTTCGGAAATAGGCAAGAAAGTGGTGAAAGAAAATGA
- a CDS encoding DUF4097 family beta strand repeat-containing protein, producing MKKTIIIGFFIMVIGLLLTGYGYIKNGAKPLYIDGWKPKVATRIEKKQILSKNVSFDKINVNDTINDIVITRGSHFQISYQGNKKYLPTVSISNGILNIQQKKSLSNYISISGSVENSERVIITVPKTATLQDIGVTITEGDLSIQNIKTQKISVDDTDGDISIGNLTAGELKIDNEDGDVDVTAQSQITNGTFSLVDGDLTAHESSFTNVKMTNSDGDISLYDSTINGGELKLTDGDFEGTKIGITGELNVVNNDGDNSISLLNDSGIGYSMSNEDGDNTLFGKGVKSRVSSRSNQANQIKLINISGDNEIK from the coding sequence ATGAAGAAAACGATAATTATAGGATTTTTCATCATGGTAATTGGTCTCCTTCTTACAGGATATGGGTATATAAAAAATGGTGCCAAGCCACTGTATATTGATGGGTGGAAACCCAAAGTAGCAACGCGGATTGAAAAGAAACAGATTTTATCAAAAAATGTTAGTTTTGATAAGATAAACGTCAATGATACCATAAATGATATTGTAATTACTCGAGGATCGCATTTTCAAATTAGTTATCAGGGAAACAAAAAATATCTACCAACTGTTTCAATTTCTAATGGGATTTTAAATATTCAGCAAAAAAAGAGTTTGAGTAACTATATTAGTATTTCAGGTAGTGTTGAAAACAGTGAAAGAGTAATAATTACAGTGCCTAAAACGGCTACTTTGCAAGATATCGGTGTAACTATTACTGAAGGAGATTTAAGTATCCAAAATATTAAAACCCAAAAAATTAGTGTTGATGATACAGATGGAGATATTAGTATTGGAAACTTGACTGCAGGTGAACTCAAAATAGATAATGAAGATGGGGATGTAGATGTAACAGCGCAAAGCCAAATAACTAATGGGACATTTTCATTAGTTGATGGTGATCTAACTGCACATGAAAGTAGCTTTACTAATGTGAAAATGACCAATTCTGATGGTGACATCAGTCTTTATGATTCAACTATTAATGGTGGAGAACTTAAGTTGACGGATGGTGATTTTGAGGGGACAAAGATTGGAATAACAGGAGAGCTTAATGTGGTAAATAATGATGGTGATAACTCAATATCGCTCTTAAATGATAGTGGGATAGGGTATTCAATGAGCAATGAAGATGGCGATAATACTTTGTTTGGAAAAGGTGTCAAAAGTAGAGTGTCAAGTCGAAGTAATCAAGCAAATCAGATTAAGCTAATTAATATATCTGGGGATAACGAGATAAAATAA
- a CDS encoding PspC domain-containing protein gives MRNKKLMKSKDKVFSGVLGGLAEYLEVDKAIVRIIGAILIIFPGQIFIGLIIYIVAAVVMPEDDGSNRKDEHIVEGEFRDKNN, from the coding sequence ATGAGAAATAAGAAATTAATGAAATCAAAGGATAAAGTATTTTCAGGGGTTTTGGGTGGATTAGCCGAGTATTTGGAAGTGGATAAAGCAATTGTGCGTATTATTGGGGCAATTTTAATAATTTTTCCAGGTCAAATATTCATTGGATTAATTATTTATATTGTGGCAGCGGTTGTTATGCCAGAAGATGATGGAAGTAATCGTAAAGATGAACATATTGTTGAGGGTGAATTTAGAGATAAAAATAACTAA
- a CDS encoding teichoic acid D-Ala incorporation-associated protein DltX, which produces MKQFSNMLIKNEVAKFILKTVFYAVIIMGLVYFFSYSGMNGPHFIYNEF; this is translated from the coding sequence TTGAAACAATTTAGTAATATGTTGATTAAAAATGAAGTTGCAAAGTTTATTTTAAAAACTGTTTTTTATGCAGTGATTATAATGGGCTTGGTATACTTTTTTAGTTATAGCGGTATGAATGGTCCGCACTTTATTTATAACGAGTTTTAA
- the dltA gene encoding D-alanine--poly(phosphoribitol) ligase subunit DltA: MVRTLFITSFNLREDNFIVNIIQQIDKWAEIMPNKTVCDYLGDKRTYLELKQMSDSLAQKLVNLELPKKAPILVFGGQTFEMLVSFLAVVKAGHSYIPLDVESPNERITQIVEIAKPAACIAVEKLPVELGDLIILNNEELTKIFQSNIRAFDATKYQVSGNDVFYTIFTSGTTGMPKGVQISANNLQSFLDWMKSDFGITAGKTFLAQAAYSFDLSVMSIYPALTQGGKLTVLPKKVTDNFKNLFETLPKMELNIWVSTPSFMDICLLDKNFNEDNYPTVTHFLFCGEELTHKAAQMLKERFPKAGIYNTYGPTEATVAVSQVLIDKNILTNYPRLPIGISKEDTELLIVDEDLHEVPSGTSGELLIIGPSVSKGYLNNPEKTQQAFINFNGKQAYRTGDLAEIDDKGQLLYHGRIDFQVKLHGFRIELEEVDHHLNQVSLIKQATCAPKYDQNHKATQIVAYVVPKENEFESEFALTKAIKAELTTMMMPYMIPQKYVYVTSLPLTNNGKVDRKGILHEVNS; the protein is encoded by the coding sequence ATGGTCCGCACTTTATTTATAACGAGTTTTAATTTAAGGGAGGATAATTTTATCGTGAATATTATTCAACAAATCGACAAATGGGCTGAAATTATGCCAAATAAGACTGTATGTGACTATCTAGGAGATAAGAGGACATACTTAGAGCTAAAGCAGATGTCAGACTCACTAGCTCAAAAATTAGTAAATTTAGAATTACCTAAAAAAGCACCCATTTTGGTATTTGGGGGCCAAACTTTTGAGATGTTAGTTTCTTTTTTAGCAGTCGTAAAAGCTGGACATTCATACATACCATTGGATGTGGAATCACCAAATGAAAGAATTACACAGATTGTTGAGATCGCAAAACCAGCAGCGTGTATTGCGGTCGAAAAATTACCAGTAGAATTAGGTGACCTCATTATTTTGAATAATGAAGAGTTGACAAAGATTTTCCAAAGTAACATAAGGGCATTTGATGCAACCAAGTATCAGGTTAGCGGTAATGATGTTTTTTATACGATTTTTACTTCGGGAACAACTGGGATGCCTAAAGGAGTACAAATAAGCGCTAATAATCTACAAAGCTTTTTAGACTGGATGAAAAGTGATTTTGGAATTACAGCAGGAAAAACCTTTTTGGCACAGGCAGCATATTCATTTGATTTATCTGTGATGTCCATTTATCCTGCATTAACTCAGGGAGGCAAATTGACTGTCCTGCCTAAGAAGGTAACGGATAATTTTAAGAATCTATTTGAAACATTACCAAAAATGGAATTAAATATTTGGGTGTCCACTCCTTCATTCATGGATATTTGTTTGCTTGATAAAAATTTCAATGAGGATAACTATCCAACGGTTACACATTTTCTATTTTGCGGGGAAGAGCTTACACATAAAGCCGCACAAATGCTGAAAGAAAGATTCCCTAAGGCGGGTATCTATAACACATATGGACCAACTGAAGCAACAGTTGCAGTTAGCCAGGTATTGATTGACAAGAACATTCTTACTAATTATCCACGATTACCAATTGGAATCAGTAAAGAAGATACAGAGTTGCTGATTGTGGATGAAGATTTGCATGAAGTACCAAGCGGAACGTCTGGCGAATTATTGATAATTGGTCCAAGTGTTTCAAAAGGATACTTGAATAATCCAGAAAAAACGCAGCAAGCATTTATTAATTTTAACGGAAAACAAGCTTATCGTACTGGGGATCTGGCTGAAATTGATGACAAGGGACAGCTGTTATATCATGGCAGAATTGATTTTCAAGTAAAGTTACATGGTTTCAGAATTGAACTTGAAGAAGTTGATCATCATTTAAATCAAGTTTCATTAATCAAACAAGCTACATGTGCGCCTAAGTATGACCAAAATCATAAAGCTACACAAATTGTGGCTTATGTAGTACCAAAGGAAAATGAATTTGAATCAGAATTTGCGTTAACGAAAGCCATCAAAGCAGAACTAACAACGATGATGATGCCATACATGATTC